From the Theobroma cacao cultivar B97-61/B2 chromosome 2, Criollo_cocoa_genome_V2, whole genome shotgun sequence genome, one window contains:
- the LOC108660558 gene encoding cadmium-induced protein AS8: MGPMIIKGLFRRYERWNPVHPTCGAFWGMGIGIGCGVGWGPGFGPEVIGYVGAGCGIGFSVGITLAGIGIGLPANFLFQVPYSAFLATTTGALDLARSSGLSSSKITPGLGWKTFAPHVSVLQREATGRLSSMLRPHTSSIWAGFERFYGRFFHPRKGLKD, from the exons ATG GGCCCGATGATTATAAAAGGACTCTTCAGAAGATATGAAAGATGGAACCCAGTGCATCCGACGTGCGGTGCCTTTTGGGGTATGGGAATAGGCATTGGATGTGGTGTCGGATGGGGTCCTGGGTTTGGCCCTGAGGTCATCGGTTATGTCGGAGCTGGCTGCGGGATTGGATTTAGTGTGGGCATAACGCTTGCTGGTATTGGCATTGGTCTTCCTGCAAATTTCCTCTTTCAAGTTCCTTACAGCG CTTTTCTAGCAACCACAACTGGGGCACTGGATCTTGCCCGATCCAGCGGTCTTTCCTCTTCCAAAATTACACCTGGTCTTGGCTGGAAGACTTTTGCACCTCACGTCTCTGTCCTTCAAAGAGAAGCCACTGGAAGATTGTCAAGCATGTTGCGTCCCCACACTAGTTCTATTTGGGCtggttttgaaagattttacgGTCGGTTTTTCCACCCTCGCAAAG GTTTAAAAGATTAA